The Hevea brasiliensis isolate MT/VB/25A 57/8 chromosome 1, ASM3005281v1, whole genome shotgun sequence genome has a window encoding:
- the LOC110642602 gene encoding pentatricopeptide repeat-containing protein At1g80880, mitochondrial, protein MSLITVARRLQRYHLELFLPLLQSITFPSLSRSPLTSIKFISFSSSEAFHRAVSIAYKNPFRFSIFQSFSTQNLRDPFEVIQQRILTHESIEPDILDSLKRAAYFPDEAEAVASVDESGIKADKNLVYSVIWELRKEWRLAFLAFKWGEKWGCVDEKCCELMVWVLGNHRKFNIAWILIRDLHRSLMNTRQAMLIMIDRYAAANDPGNAIQTLHIMEKFRLAPDEEAFYSLLNALCKHGNIEEAEDFMLANKKLFPLETESFNIILNGWCNICVDVLEAKRVWREMSKYCIAPNATSYTLMISCFSKVRNLFDSLRLYDEMKKRGWVPSIEVYNSLIYVLTRENCLKEALKVLDKMKENGLQPDSNSYNSIIRPLCEEKKLAEARNILAAMIEENLSPTMETYHSLLESVGFEETLEVLNQMRINGLAPTEDTFLVILVKFFKLEQPENALKIWVEMKQYEVTPNSTHYAVLVEGLARCGMLTKAHEYYADMRSYGFSDDPKLQKILKESIQDQISKEKQLGRQIKRDQHVRHKVGSVVTGKGRKGRKGIHTCAENCSLLWSCE, encoded by the exons ATGTCGCTCATCACCGTCGCCAGAAGGTTGCAGAGATATCATCTCGAACTTTTTCTCCCACTTCTCCAATCCATCACTTTCCCATCCTTATCGAGATCTCCTCTTACTTCAATCAAGTTTATCTCGTTTTCCTCCTCTGAGGCATTCCATCGAGCAGTTTCAATTGCATATAAAAACCCTTTCCGTTTCTCCATTTTCCAGTCTTTCTCCACCCAAAACCTCAGAGACCCATTTGAGGTCATTCAGCAGAGAATTCTTACCCATGAATCTATCGAACCTGACATTCTCGATTCACTCAAACGGGCTGCCTACTTCCCTGACGAAGCAGAGGCTGTGGCATCTGTTGATGAGTCAGGCATTAAAGCTGATAAAAATTTGGTGTATTCGGTGATTTGGGAGCTAAGGAAAGAGTGGAGACTGGCGTTTTTGGCTTTCAAATGGGGAGAGAAATGGGGCTGTGTAGATGAGAAGTGTTGTGAGTTGATGGTGTGGGTTTTGGGTAATCATAGAAAGTTCAACATTGCTTGGATTTTGATTCGAGATTTGCATCGGTCTTTGATGAATACTCGGCAAGCGATGCTTATTATGATTGATAG ATATGCAGCAGCAAATGATCCAGGCAATGCTATTCAGACGTTACACATTATGGAGAAGTTCAGATTGGCCCCTGATGAAGAAGCATTCTACTCCCTCCTGAATGCTCTCTGTAAACATGGAAACATTGAAGAGGCCGAAGACTTTATGCTTGCTAATAAGAAGCTCTTCCCATTGGAGACTGAATCATTTAACATTATTCTCAACGGATGGTGTAATATATGTGTTGATGTGCTTGAAGCAAAACGAGTTTGGAGGGAAATGTCAAAATACTGTATTGCACCTAATGCAACTTCTTATACGCTCATGATATCCTGCTTCTCAAAGGTTAGAAATCTTTTTGATTCATTGAGACTTTATGATGAAATGAAGAAAAGGGGTTGGGTCCCAAGCATTGAGGTTTATAATTCGTTGATTTATGTACTAACTCGTGAGAACTGCCTCAAAGAAGCTCTCAAAGTCCTggataaaatgaaagaaaatggtttGCAGCCTGATTCTAACTCTTACAACTCAATTATACGTCCCCTATGTGAGGAAAAAAAGCTAGCAGAGGCTAGAAACATATTGGCTGCCATGATAGAGGAGAATCTCAGCCCAACAATGGAGACCTATCATTCGCTTCTTGAAAGCGttggttttgaagaaactttggAAGTCCTTAACCAAATGAGAATAAATGGTTTAGCTCCCACTGAGGACACATTTCTCGTAATTCTTGTCAAGTTCTTCAAGCTGGAGCAACCTGAGAATGCATTGAAGATTTGGGTAGAAATGAAGCAATATGAAGTGACACCTAATTCGACACATTATGCAGTTTTGGTGGAAGGGCTAGCTAGATGTGGAATGTTAACCAAGGCTCATGAATACTATGCTGATATGAGATCATATGGATTTTCAGATGATCCAAAGCTTCAGAAGATTTTGAAAGAATCTATACAAGAccagattagcaaagaaaaacagTTGGGAAGACAAATTAAGAGAGATCAACATGTACGTCATAAGGTAGGCAGCGTAGTAACAGGAAAAGgtagaaaaggaagaaaaggcaTACATACATGCGCAGAAAATTGTAGTCTATTGTGGAGCTGTgagtga
- the LOC110642603 gene encoding pleiotropic drug resistance protein 1: MEGVEIYMPAGSLRRGDSSIWTSNAMEGFSKSSREEDDEEALKWAALERLPTYDRLKKGILTTSKGANEIDVHALGFHERRALVDRLVKVADQDNERFLLKLRDRIDRVGIEFPTIEVRFDHLTVETEAHVGSRALPSFSNFFVDTVEGFLNYLHILPSIKKRFSILQDISGIIRPTRMTLLLGPPSSGKTTLLLALAGKLDPKLKFSGSVTYNGHGMNEFVPRRTAAYISQYDTHIGEMTVRETLAFSARCQGVGHRIEVLTELLRREKESNIKPDPDVDVFMKGIAAEGQETNVITDYILKILGLDVCADIMVGNEMLRGVSGGQRKRVTTGEMLVGPAKALFMDEISTGLDSSTTFQIVNCIKQFIKFLNGTAVISLLQPAPETYDLFDDIILLSDGQIVYQGPREHVLKFFEHMGFRCPERKGVADFLQEVTSRKDQQQYWAHKDVPYSFITVKEFAEAFQSFHVGQGLSGELSTPFDKAKSHPAALATKKYGVSNIQLLKACFSRELLLMKRNSFVYIFKLTQLTIMAMVAMTLFFRTEMHRDSITDGGIYAGSLFFSMIFIMFNGLSEMSMTISKLPVFYKQRKLLFYPAWVYSLPPWIIKIPITLVQVALWVFITYYVIGYDPNAGRLFRQYLLLVLVSQMASALFRFIAAAGRNMIVAQTFGAFALVLLFALGGFVLSRENIKKWWIWGYWISPLMYGQNAIVVNEFFGKSWSHVLPNSTEPLGVQVLNSRGFFPHAYWYWIGTGALVGFTLLYNFCFILALTFLEPLQKPQAVISEDTTSNEPGRTAGAIQLSSQGSNHKTTTESGRGSSLRISSERIEVTTEGNHERKKGMVLPFEPHSITFSDIKYSVDMPQEMKNQGVTEDKLVLLRGVSGAFRPGVLTALMGSSGAGKTTLMDVLSGRKTGGYIEGNITVSGYPKKQETFARISGYCEQNDIHSPHVTVYESLLYSAWLRLPAEVNSETRKMFIEEVMQLVELTPLRQALVGLPGISGLSTEQRKRLTIAVELVANPSIIFMDEPTSGLDARAAAIVMRAVRNTVDTGRTVVCTIHQPSIDIFEAFDELFLMKRGGQEIYVGPLGRHSCHLIKYFEGIEGVANIKDGYNPATWMLEVTTSAQETVLGIDFAVAYRNSEQYRRNKALIEELSTPAPGSKDMYFPTQYSQSFLVQCMACLWKQHLSYWRNPPYTAVRFLFTTVIALTFGTMFWDLGSKTTKRQDLFNAMGSMYAAIVFLGIQNASSVQPVVSVERTVFYRERAAGMYSPLPYAFAQVVIELPYIFFQAVVYGLIVYAMIGFEWTAAKFFWYLFFMYFTLLYYTFYGMMSVAATPNQHVASIVSSAFYSLWNLFSGFIIPRPRIPVWWRWYAWACPVAYTLYGLVSSQFGDIKHKLESGDTVEDFVRSYFDFKHELLGAIAAAVVGFGALFAFMFAICIKFLNFQRR; the protein is encoded by the exons ATGGAGGGTGTTGAAATCTATATGCCGGCTGGTAGTTTAAGAAGAGGGGACTCTTCTATATGGACCAGCAATGCCATGGAAGGCTTCTCCAAATCTTCaagagaagaagatgatgaagagGCTCTGAAATGGGCTGCTCTTGAGAGATTACCTACCTATGATCGTTTGAAGAAAGGCATATTAACTACATCCAAAGGTGCCAACGAAATAGACGTACACGCTCTTGGGTTTCATGAAAGGAGGGCTTTGGTTGATAGGTTGGTAAAAGTTGCAGACCAGGATAACGAGAGGTTCTTGTTGAAGCTCAGGGACCGGATTGATAG AGTTGGAATTGAGTTTCCCACAATTGAAGTTCGATTTGATCATCTAACTGTTGAGACAGAAGCTCATGTGGGAAGCAGAGCTTTACCTTCATTCTCAAACTTCTTTGTTGACACAGTAGAG GGTTTCTTGAACTATCTTCATATCCTTCCAAGTATAAAGAAACGCTTCTCTATCCTTCAGGACATTAGTGGAATCATCAGACCAACAAG AATGACATTGCTTTTGGGTCCTCCAAGTTCTGGGAAGACCACTCTTTTGTTGGCTTTGGCTGGAAAACTTGATCCTAAACTAAAG TTTTCTGGTAGCGTCACTTACAATGGTCATGGGATGAATGAGTTTGTACCCCGGAGAACAGCTGCATATATCAGTCAATATGATACTCATATAGGAGAAATGACTGTGAGGGAAACCTTGGCCTTTTCTGCAAGATGCCAAGGTGTTGGACACCGAATTG AGGTGTTAACAGAGTTATTAAGAAGAGAAAAAGAATCAAATATTAAGCCTGATCCTGATGTTGATGTCTTCATGAAG GGAATAGCTGCAGAAGGTCAGGAGACCAATGTGATCACAGATTACATTCTTAAG ATTTTAGGACTAGATGTTTGTGCAGATATTATGGTTGGAAATGAAATGTTAAGAGGTGTCTCTGGAGGACAGAGAAAGCGTGTTACAACTG GTGAGATGCTGGTTGGACCAGCAAAAGCACTGTTCATGGATGAGATTTCTACTGGCTTGGACAGTTCAACTACTTTCCAAATTGTGAACTGCATAAAGCAATTCATTAAATTTCTTAATGGAACTGCTGTCATCTCTCTGCTACAGCCAGCACCAGAGACTTATGATCTCTTTGATGACATCATTCTACTATCTGATGGCCAGATTGTGTACCAGGGTCCCCGTGAACATGTACTCAAGTTTTTTGAACATATGGGATTCAGATGTCCTGAAAGAAAGGGCGTGGCTGACTTCTTACAAGAA GTAACATCAAGGAAAGATCAACAGCAGTATTGGGCACATAAAGATGTGCCTTACAGTTTTATCACAGTTAAGGAATTTGCAGAGGCATTTCAGTCATTTCATGTGGGACAAGGACTTTCAGGCGAGCTTTCTACTCCATTTGACAAAGCCAAGAGCCATCCAGCTGCTTTGGCAACAAAAAAGTACGGCGTTAGTAATATTCAACTGCTGAAAGCTTGCTTCTCAAGAGAGTTATTGCTCATGAAGAGGAACTCATTCGTCTACATCTTCAAGCTTACCCAA CTTACAATAATGGCAATGGTTGCTATGACACTCTTCTTCCGGACTGAGATGCACCGAGATTCAATAACTGATGGAGGAATTTATGCTGGTTCTTTATTCTTCTCTATGATTTTTATCATGTTCAATGGTTTATCAGAGATGTCAATGACCATTTCAAAGCTTCCGGTATTTTACAAGCAAAGAAAACTCCTGTTCTATCCTGCATGGGTGTATTCTCTTCCTCCATGGATCATTAAAATACCTATCACGCTTGTGCAAGTTGCTCTTTGGGTGTTCATTACCTATTATGTTATCGGATATGATCCTAATGCTGGAAG GTTATTTAGGCAGTATCTTCTGCTCGTTCTTGTTAGTCAGATGGCTTCTGCATTATTTCGATTTATTGCTGCAGCAGGAAGGAATATGATTGTTGCTCAGACCTTTGGGGCATTTGCATTAGTCCTACTTTTTGCATTGGGTGGCTTTGTCTTGTCACGAG AAAACATAAAGAAATGGTGGATATGGGGTTACTGGATATCACCATTGATGTATGGGCAGAATGCAATTGTAGTTAATGAGTTCTTTGGGAAGAGTTGGAGTCAT GTTCTCCCAAACTCAACAGAACCATTGGGAGTTCAAGTTTTGAATTCTCGAGGATTCTTCCCACATGCATATTGGTATTGGATAGGAACAGGGGCATTGGTTGGATTCACACTGCTGTATAACTTCTGTTTCATTCTAGCTCTCACATTCCTTGAAC CTTTGCAGAAGCCTCAAGCTGTTATATCTGAAGACACTACAAGTAATGAACCCGGAAGAACAGCTGGAGCCATTCAATTATCAAGCCAAGGTAGCAATCACAAAACAACTACAG AGAGTGGGAGAGGCAGTTCACTCAGAATCTCATCTGAAAGGATAGAGGTTACCACTGAAGGCAATCATGAAAGGAAAAAAGGAATGGTTCTTCCATTTGAACCACATTCTATCACCTTCAGTGATATTAAATATTCTGTTGACATGCCACAG GAAATGAAAAATCAGGGTGTGACTGAAGATAAATTGGTGCTTTTGCGGGGTGTGAGTGGTGCTTTCAGGCCAGGTGTTCTCACAGCTCTAATGGGTTCTAGTGGTGCTGGTAAAACCACTCTGATGGATGTGCTGTCTGGTAGAAAAACTGGAGGATATATAGAGGGAAACATCACAGTTTCTGGTTAccctaagaaacaagaaactttTGCTAGAATTTCAGGATATTGTGAGCAAAATGACATCCATTCTCCGCATGTTACTGTCTATGAGTCTTTGCTATACTCTGCTTGGCTTCGTCTTCCTGCTGAAGTGAACAGTGAAACTCGAAAG ATGTTCATCGAGGAAGTTATGCAGCTTGTGGAACTGACTCCACTGAGGCAAGCATTAGTTGGATTACCTGGTATAAGTGGCCTTTCTACTGAGCAACGCAAGCGGCTTACTATTGCAGTAGAGCTAGTGGCAAACCCTTCTATAATTTTCATGGATGAGCCAACTTCAGGGCTAGATGCAAGAGCAGCTGCAATTGTTATGAGAGCAGTTAGGAACACTGTGGACACTGGAAGAACAGTTGTGTGCACGATCCACCAGCCAAGCATTGACATATTTGAAGCTTTTGATGAA CTATTCCTAATGAAGCGAGGAGGACAAGAGATATATGTGGGACCACTGGGTCGTCATTCTTGCCATCTAATCAAGTATTTTGAG GGAATTGAAGGTGTAGCCAACATTAAAGATGGTTACAACCCAGCAACTTGGATGTTGGAAGTTACTACTTCAGCTCAAGAAACAGTTCTGGGGATAGATTTTGCAGTTGCATATAGAAATTCAGAACAATATAG GAGAAACAAAGCACTTATTGAGGAATTAAGCACGCCTGCTCCTGGTTCAAAGGACATGTACTTTCCCACACAGTACTCCCAGTCATTTCTGGTACAATGCATGGCTTGCTTATGGAAGCAACACTTGTCGTACTGGCGCAATCCACCATATACTGCTGTGAGATTTCTCTTCACAACCGTCATAGCTTTGACTTTTGGAACGATGTTCTGGGACCTTGGCTCCAAAAC GACAAAGCGGCAAGATCTTTTCAATGCAATGGGATCAATGTATGCTGCAATTGTCTTCCTTGGAATCCAAAATGCTTCATCTGTGCAACCAGTAGTTTCTGTTGAAAGAACTGTCTTCTACAGAGAAagagctgctggaatgtattccCCTTTGCCCTATGCCTTTGCGCAG gTTGTGATTGAGCTCCCATATATTTTCTTTCAAGCTGTGGTATATGGCCTTATAGTCTATGCAATGATTGGATTTGAATGGACCGCTGCTAAGTTCTTTTGGTACCTATTCTTCATGTACTTCACATTATTGTACTACACCTTCTATGGCATGATGTCTGTGGCTGCAACACCAAACCAACACGTTGCATCCATAGTTTCCTCTGCATTCTATTCATTGTGGAATCTATTTTCAGGATTTATAATCCCACGACCA AGGATTCCTGTGTGGTGGAGATGGTATGCTTGGGCATGTCCAGTGGCGTACACGTTGTACGGCTTAGTTTCATCACAGTTTGGAGATATAAAGCATAAGCTTGAATCAGGTGATACAGTGGAAGATTTTGTGAGAAGTTACTTTGATTTCAAACATGAGCTTTTAGGAGCAATTGCAGCTGCTGTTGTTGGCTTTGGAGCACTTTTTGCATTTATGTTTGCCATTTGCATCAAGTTTTTAAATTTCCAAAGGCGTTAA